In Alkalihalobacillus sp. AL-G, the genomic stretch CACGTTACCAACTTTGCAGAAAAAGGTATGTGTAAAAGGCGGGGTTACAGGTGAGGCGTTAAAGGTATTTGAAGCTGAACTAGGACCTCTTTTCAATCACGTAATTGAACGTACCCATCAAAAATATGACGAGGACTGTGAGGCAGTGGATCGCCAGATTACGAAGCAATATTAGAGGGTGAAGGTGATTCACGAAAACACCTTGATGTAAATTAATTCGTCACTGCTATTGAAAATCCTTTTTTACATTTTTATCTTACTGACTTGAAAATGGCAAGGGATGACTCAGCGAAGTCATCCCTTTCGATCGTTAAAATACTTTTTTTACTTTTCTAGCGACAAAAAACAAGCGTTCCGAATCCTGTGTCGGTTCGCGGTCAGAAAAATCAGATGTTATTGTCAAGACTTCAAATCCATTGTTTGTCAATAAAGCTTCATAAGTCGGTATTGAGTACGTTCTTTGGTAATGGTTTTCTTCATATCGTTTGTATAGATCCTCTTCAACATTAACGAAGAAGGTCAAATCATGGTGTACACTACCATCTTCAGTTCCAGGATGGCATTCCCATATATAACTTATATCATTTGAATTAAGTGTGTATACCTCTTCACCAAAAGTTTCGTTCATTTTATGAAGAGAATGAACATCAAATAAGAGCAAACCATCATCCTTAAGCAAATGATGGATGGAACGGAACGTAGTGTCCACATCCTCATGGGCTCGAAGGTAGTTTAGTGAATCACAAAAAATTATTACAGCATCTTGCTCGGGAAATCCATAAAGCTCACGCATGTCTTGTTGGAAAAATGGAATAGAGAGTCCTTTTGTATCCGCTTTTTGTCTAGCGATTGTCAGCATTTCCTCCGATAAGTCAACACCCGTTACATTAAATCCTTCTCGAGCAAGCCGCACCGATATCTCTCCAGTACCACAGCCGACATCAAGAACGGTTTCCACATTCTCCGAGCCAATCACATTCGTAAAGAAGCTCATCCACATGTCATAAGGTGCATCTTCCATAAGCCGATCATAAAGTACGGCAAACTGTTGATAGTTCATGTGTTTCACCCCGTTAGGTTAACAACCTTGTAATATCTATGTTCGGTGCATCTCCCCATAGCTTTTCAAGATTGTAATAAGACCTCTCATCTTTATGGAAAATATGGACAATGACATCACCTAGATCGATGAGTACCCACCTAGCATGCTCTAATCCTTCAAGCCGTTTGACCGGAACATCTTGCTCATAGGCGACCTCCTTTACCCCCCGCGCAATGGCTTCAACTTGCTTTTCAGAGTTCCCGTGACAGATCAAAAAATAATCGGCAACGAGGGAGATTCCACGTACATCGAGACCAACAATGTTATCAGCTCTTTTATCGTCCAGCGCCTTTATGGATTGCTCTACTAATTCACTTGTATTCATGACTTGCTCCTCCTTTGTTGACTCGCAATTTCATTATAAGTGTGTAATGTTTCAGGGTATACGGGCAGATTTCGTTTCATTAAGAACGTAATCGTATTTATAATTGCTTGTTTAACCGCTTCATCCAGGTTTTCTTCAGCAGTTTCACGCACTTCCTCTACGCCGGGAAAATGTCTTCCAGGTTCAATATAATCAGCAAGAAAGATGATTTTCTCTAAAAGCTGCATACCGATACGTCCTGACGTATGACTACGAATCGCTTGTAGAATTTCATCATCCTTGATCCCTACTTCAGATTCAACAAGATAAGCCCCTACTGGTGCATGCCAAAGCTCACTTCCATACTCCAATAATTCTTCTCCTAAATCTTCTTTTAAAATGATTTTCTGCATTTCTTCCTTTGCTCGAAATTTGGCATAGTCATGAAAAACTGCAGCAAGCATCGCCTTATGAGTATCTGCGTTAAACCGTTCAGCTAAGTCGATTGCGGTATCGACTACCCCAATTGTGTGTTCGTACCTATGTTGGGTTAAGTGCGGTTTGACTATTTCTAACGCTTCTTCTTTATTCATAAAGCAAATTCTCCTCAATGTATTTCCTTACTTCGGCTGTGACATAATAATCTGTCGTTCTGCCGCTTTTTATCTGTTCCCGTATCCACGTTGATGAAAGATCGATCGTTGGAAACTCAACCTGAACCAAGCTATCTTGATAGGGGCTTTTAAAATCCGAACCTGGTCGTTTCACGGCGATGAATGTTATTTCGTTCAAAAGCTCATCAATTCGATCCCACGTATGAAGTGAATCTACCATATCTCCACCAATAATAAAATAAAGATGCGAGGTCGGGTACATTCGTTTTAGTTCCTTCACCGTATCGATTGTATAGGACAATCCCTGTCGCTCGAATTCCAGAAGACAAAGCTCAAACCGATCCTCATCCACGATGGCCCGCTTGACCATTTCAATACGATCTTTTCCTTTTGTAATTGTCGAATTCTTCTTATGGGGTGGTTCTGCACTAGGTATAAACCATATACGATCAAGTCTGCATTGCTCGAGAACTTGTTTTGCAATCATCAAATGACCTACGTGAGGTGGATCGAATGTTCCTCCAAGTATTCCGATTCGATTGTCCTTCATCGATCTTATGATGGAAGCTCAATTGTCTTTTGATTTTTTGACTCCTTATACAAAACGATCGTATTTCCGATCACCTGCACCAGATCCGCCCTAGTATTGTGAGTTAATTGCTCCGCTACAGAGTCCTTATCCTCTTCACAATTTTGCAAAACACTAACTTTTATCAATTCCCGAGCTTCCAGTGCATCTTCAATTTGTTTATACATATTTGTGTTCGTTCCGCCTTTCCCGACCTGAAAAATCGGGTCAAGATGGTGGGCTTTTGAACGCAAGAAACGTTTTTGCTTTCCAGTTAGCATGGATCATCCCTCCAAGTTTATAAGTTGACTTGACTAACTTCACCCAAGATAAAAAACAGCAGAATGAAGTCGATCTAGCTCAATTGATTACTTTTGAAGCAGTCTTGTATTCACTATTTCAGTCATCTTTTCAAGGTCAGGCTTCCTTCCTGTCCAATATTCGAATGACATAGCTGCTTGATAAACAAACATCGGCACTCCATTTTGAACATGGCATCCTTTTTCCAACGCCTTTGTTAATAAATTTGTTTGTAATGGATTGTAAATAATGTCGCATACATACGTCTTTTGTTTTGCATTTTCCAACAAAATCGGCATTTTATCTTTGTTAGGCTCCATCCCAATCGGAGTAGTGTTAATGATCAAATCAAATTGCTCGAGACAGGCCTCTGCTTCGTTTATAGTTAGTGCTTGACCTTTTTGTTCACAGTTTACAAATAGATTTGAGGCTTTTTCAATCGTTCTATTCGCGACCGTCAATCGGGATACACCGTTCGATACTAGCGTCATGACTATTGCTCTTGCTGCTCCACCTGCTCCAATAATTAACACATTCGCTTTCAGTAGGTCCTGTTTATAAAATTGCTGTAAGCCTTTAAGAAATCCTGGCCCATCGGTATTATATCCGATTAATTTGCCGTTTTCGACGCCAACCGTGTTGATTGCCCCGATTTTTTTTGCTAGCGGATCTATTTCATCTACGATTTGAACCATCTCGACTTTATGGGGGATTGTTACGTTGAATCCTTTAAACCCTTTATCAGTGAGTGTTCGTACACCTTCTAATAGATTTTCTTTTGAAATTCGGATCGATTCATAACGCGCCTTGATACCGAGTGCCTTAAAGGATGCATTATGAATATCCGGTGACATTGAATGAACAACTGGATCTCCAATTACAGCATATAAAGCTGGCTGATTATATAAGTGATGGTCGAATATAGACCCCCACCCCTTTTGGAGCAAATGCTCTTACCCGAGCATTCGATTCAGAAATGGTTACCCATCCCAAACCTGAAAATACAATATCCGTTTTCCCGTTTTTAACTGAAAACTCATGTAGCTGCATCGGTGGGAGTTGCTCTAAATCAACCTCATTCGGAGGACTCAAAAGCTTTCCTGC encodes the following:
- the rsfS gene encoding ribosome silencing factor; amino-acid sequence: MNTSELVEQSIKALDDKRADNIVGLDVRGISLVADYFLICHGNSEKQVEAIARGVKEVAYEQDVPVKRLEGLEHARWVLIDLGDVIVHIFHKDERSYYNLEKLWGDAPNIDITRLLT
- a CDS encoding class I SAM-dependent methyltransferase, translating into MNYQQFAVLYDRLMEDAPYDMWMSFFTNVIGSENVETVLDVGCGTGEISVRLAREGFNVTGVDLSEEMLTIARQKADTKGLSIPFFQQDMRELYGFPEQDAVIIFCDSLNYLRAHEDVDTTFRSIHHLLKDDGLLLFDVHSLHKMNETFGEEVYTLNSNDISYIWECHPGTEDGSVHHDLTFFVNVEEDLYKRYEENHYQRTYSIPTYEALLTNNGFEVLTITSDFSDREPTQDSERLFFVARKVKKVF
- the yqeK gene encoding bis(5'-nucleosyl)-tetraphosphatase (symmetrical) YqeK, which encodes MNKEEALEIVKPHLTQHRYEHTIGVVDTAIDLAERFNADTHKAMLAAVFHDYAKFRAKEEMQKIILKEDLGEELLEYGSELWHAPVGAYLVESEVGIKDDEILQAIRSHTSGRIGMQLLEKIIFLADYIEPGRHFPGVEEVRETAEENLDEAVKQAIINTITFLMKRNLPVYPETLHTYNEIASQQRRSKS
- a CDS encoding nicotinate-nucleotide adenylyltransferase, which encodes MKDNRIGILGGTFDPPHVGHLMIAKQVLEQCRLDRIWFIPSAEPPHKKNSTITKGKDRIEMVKRAIVDEDRFELCLLEFERQGLSYTIDTVKELKRMYPTSHLYFIIGGDMVDSLHTWDRIDELLNEITFIAVKRPGSDFKSPYQDSLVQVEFPTIDLSSTWIREQIKSGRTTDYYVTAEVRKYIEENLLYE
- the yhbY gene encoding ribosome assembly RNA-binding protein YhbY: MLTGKQKRFLRSKAHHLDPIFQVGKGGTNTNMYKQIEDALEARELIKVSVLQNCEEDKDSVAEQLTHNTRADLVQVIGNTIVLYKESKNQKTIELPS
- the aroE gene encoding shikimate dehydrogenase, which translates into the protein MLQKGWGSIFDHHLYNQPALYAVIGDPVVHSMSPDIHNASFKALGIKARYESIRISKENLLEGVRTLTDKGFKGFNVTIPHKVEMVQIVDEIDPLAKKIGAINTVGVENGKLIGYNTDGPGFLKGLQQFYKQDLLKANVLIIGAGGAARAIVMTLVSNGVSRLTVANRTIEKASNLFVNCEQKGQALTINEAEACLEQFDLIINTTPIGMEPNKDKMPILLENAKQKTYVCDIIYNPLQTNLLTKALEKGCHVQNGVPMFVYQAAMSFEYWTGRKPDLEKMTEIVNTRLLQK